A single genomic interval of Lacrimispora sphenoides JCM 1415 harbors:
- the rpsA gene encoding 30S ribosomal protein S1, whose product MSELSFEQMLEESLKTIRTGEIVTGKVIDVKEDEIVLNIGYKSDGIIPRSEYTDDQNLDLTTVVQVGEEMEAKVIKVNDGEGQVALSYKRLAADRGNKRLEEAFENHEVLIAKVAQVLDGGLSVVVEGARVFIPASLVSDSYEKDLSKYADKEIEFVITEFNPKRRRIIGDRKQIMVARRAELQKELFERIHTGDVVEGTIKNVTDFGAFIDLGGADGLLHISEMSWGRVESPKKAFKAGEKIKVLVKDINGDKIALSLKFPETNPWKDASTKYAVGNVVSGRVARMTDFGAFVELEPGVDALLHVSQISKEHVDKPSDVLAISQEIEARVVDFNEGEKKISLSIKALQSQDEAADDGTVYSDEV is encoded by the coding sequence ATGTCAGAGTTAAGTTTTGAACAAATGTTAGAAGAATCATTGAAAACTATACGTACAGGAGAGATCGTCACTGGTAAAGTCATCGACGTAAAGGAAGATGAAATCGTCTTGAATATAGGTTACAAGTCCGACGGCATCATTCCGCGTAGCGAGTACACGGATGACCAGAATTTAGATCTTACAACTGTTGTACAGGTTGGTGAAGAGATGGAAGCCAAAGTCATCAAGGTAAACGATGGCGAAGGCCAGGTAGCCCTGTCTTACAAGAGATTGGCAGCAGACAGAGGCAATAAGAGATTAGAAGAAGCATTTGAAAACCACGAGGTACTTATTGCAAAAGTTGCGCAGGTACTTGACGGTGGTTTAAGTGTGGTTGTAGAGGGAGCAAGAGTCTTCATTCCTGCAAGCCTGGTATCCGATAGCTATGAGAAGGATTTATCCAAGTATGCAGATAAGGAGATTGAATTTGTCATTACCGAATTCAATCCTAAGAGAAGAAGAATCATCGGCGACAGAAAGCAGATCATGGTAGCAAGAAGAGCCGAGCTGCAGAAGGAATTATTTGAAAGAATCCATACAGGTGATGTGGTAGAAGGTACCATCAAGAATGTAACCGATTTTGGTGCATTCATTGATCTTGGCGGTGCTGACGGCCTGCTTCATATTTCCGAGATGAGCTGGGGCAGAGTAGAGAGCCCGAAGAAAGCTTTCAAGGCAGGAGAGAAAATCAAAGTCCTGGTTAAGGATATCAACGGTGATAAGATCGCCCTCAGCTTAAAGTTCCCGGAGACAAATCCGTGGAAAGATGCTTCTACAAAATATGCAGTAGGCAACGTAGTAAGCGGAAGAGTTGCACGTATGACGGATTTCGGCGCATTTGTTGAGCTGGAGCCAGGCGTAGATGCACTGCTTCACGTATCCCAGATCTCCAAGGAGCATGTGGATAAACCTTCTGATGTTTTGGCAATCAGCCAGGAAATCGAAGCCAGAGTGGTTGATTTCAACGAAGGCGAAAAGAAAATCAGTTTAAGCATTAAAGCACTTCAGTCACAGGATGAGGCTGCAGACGACGGAACAGTATATTCTGACGAAGTTTAA
- a CDS encoding M13 family metallopeptidase: MKNRIKFCLAAILVLSLLLTGCRKKIETPPEQTAAQPVNVQGEAGSAASDESAVVRLEDDYYDHVDRKILDQVEIPKDSSGWSYFYQLEKDSYEVLEGVLEEAVKNRKQAKPGSLEQKIADLYLTALDMKGREKAGFGQLKPYLDELNNASDIDGYLKAVGNIYGDLGVNSILTVQWMEDMKDSSRYALYVDGADLGPGKETLEDKTQAKLMDRYQDYIRSTLEYTGMSREEAEKAAADIMALQKDLAASALPLSQQNDPDIIYNPYSMKDLKGLLPEGAADSYLSSAGLTDVDTLVVTQKAQMVKIGKYLTNDHLPVLKNYSIFSLVNDFAPYLTPEIRDNYQDWNNTQNGIKERKTDQKLASERTQNMLGFEFGRLYVEKRFSKEDKTAIEEMVRHILENYKKQIMGLDWMGEETKSAAIKKLDNMTLKIGYPDKWPNDYAKATITPVEKGGNLINNVISLTKAQNAVNREKVRKPVDKTEWGMTPQTVNAYYNPTGNEIVFPAAILQAPFYDADKDYASNLGGIGTVIAHEVSHAFDSSGSLYDENGNYHVWWTSEDRAKFEQLADQVVAYYDGQEGYKGRHVNGAQTLNENIADLGSMACITSIVGDDAESLKLVFEQFATIWAAKYTPESMIRRLNTDVHSPAKVRVNAVLSATDAFYKAYPEIKEGDAMYVAPQKRVKIW; encoded by the coding sequence ATGAAAAACAGGATTAAGTTCTGTCTGGCAGCCATTCTTGTGCTGTCTCTTCTCCTGACTGGGTGCCGGAAGAAGATAGAGACACCTCCGGAGCAGACAGCAGCCCAGCCTGTCAACGTTCAGGGAGAAGCGGGAAGTGCTGCATCGGATGAGTCAGCGGTCGTGCGGCTGGAGGATGACTATTATGATCATGTGGACCGGAAAATCCTGGACCAGGTGGAAATACCGAAGGATTCCAGCGGATGGAGTTATTTTTATCAGCTGGAAAAGGACTCCTATGAAGTTCTTGAGGGGGTATTGGAAGAGGCTGTAAAAAACCGGAAACAGGCAAAGCCAGGTTCCCTGGAGCAGAAAATTGCGGACTTATATTTAACGGCTCTGGATATGAAAGGGCGGGAAAAAGCGGGATTTGGCCAGCTTAAACCCTATCTGGATGAGTTGAATAATGCCTCAGACATCGATGGGTATTTAAAAGCAGTGGGAAACATCTATGGGGATCTGGGAGTAAACAGCATTCTTACGGTACAGTGGATGGAAGATATGAAGGATTCCAGCCGGTACGCCCTGTACGTGGATGGAGCGGATCTTGGTCCGGGAAAGGAAACCCTGGAGGATAAAACCCAGGCAAAGCTGATGGACCGGTACCAGGATTACATCAGAAGTACCCTGGAATATACGGGCATGAGCCGTGAGGAGGCAGAGAAAGCTGCTGCTGATATTATGGCGCTTCAGAAGGATTTAGCTGCAAGTGCCCTTCCCTTAAGCCAGCAAAATGACCCCGATATCATATACAACCCCTATTCCATGAAGGATTTAAAGGGTTTGCTTCCGGAAGGTGCTGCCGATTCTTATCTTTCGTCGGCGGGATTGACCGATGTTGATACCTTAGTGGTAACCCAGAAGGCGCAGATGGTAAAAATCGGTAAGTATCTGACCAATGATCATCTCCCTGTTTTAAAGAACTATTCCATATTCAGCCTGGTGAATGATTTTGCACCATATCTTACCCCTGAAATCAGAGATAATTATCAGGACTGGAATAATACCCAGAACGGTATTAAGGAAAGAAAGACCGACCAGAAGCTGGCTAGTGAAAGAACCCAGAATATGCTTGGGTTTGAATTCGGCAGGCTATATGTGGAAAAGCGTTTTTCAAAAGAAGATAAAACGGCCATTGAAGAGATGGTCCGCCATATCCTTGAGAATTATAAAAAGCAGATTATGGGCCTGGACTGGATGGGAGAAGAAACAAAGTCAGCCGCTATTAAAAAGCTGGATAACATGACCCTTAAGATCGGATATCCGGATAAATGGCCCAACGATTATGCAAAAGCCACCATTACACCGGTTGAAAAGGGGGGGAACTTAATCAACAATGTCATTTCCCTTACAAAGGCTCAAAATGCTGTGAACAGGGAAAAGGTCCGTAAACCGGTGGATAAAACGGAATGGGGCATGACGCCTCAGACGGTGAATGCCTATTATAATCCCACTGGAAATGAAATCGTATTTCCAGCCGCCATATTGCAGGCACCTTTCTATGATGCTGACAAGGATTATGCATCAAATCTGGGAGGGATCGGAACGGTCATTGCCCATGAAGTCAGCCACGCCTTTGATTCCTCCGGTTCTCTTTATGATGAAAATGGAAATTATCATGTATGGTGGACCAGTGAGGACAGAGCCAAATTTGAACAGCTGGCGGACCAGGTGGTGGCCTACTATGACGGGCAGGAAGGTTATAAAGGACGTCACGTAAACGGAGCACAGACTTTAAATGAAAATATCGCGGATCTCGGTTCCATGGCCTGCATCACCTCCATTGTTGGAGATGATGCAGAGAGTCTGAAGCTGGTTTTTGAGCAGTTCGCAACCATATGGGCGGCGAAATATACACCGGAAAGCATGATCAGGAGGTTAAACACGGATGTTCATTCTCCGGCCAAGGTGAGGGTTAATGCAGTGCTTAGCGCTACCGACGCTTTCTATAAGGCTTATCCGGAAATAAAGGAAGGAGATGCCATGTACGTGGCACCCCAAAAGCGGGTGAAAATCTGGTAA
- a CDS encoding FeoA family protein, whose product MMPLTMVRTGEPNVIRKVGGKEETRRFLENLGFVSGGVVTVVSEMGGNMIVNVKDSRVAIGKDMANKILVE is encoded by the coding sequence ATGATGCCTCTGACAATGGTGAGAACAGGCGAACCGAATGTGATCCGCAAGGTAGGCGGCAAGGAGGAAACAAGACGCTTTTTAGAGAATCTGGGCTTTGTGTCCGGAGGAGTTGTGACGGTTGTTTCTGAAATGGGCGGTAATATGATTGTGAATGTTAAGGATTCCAGAGTGGCCATTGGCAAAGATATGGCCAATAAGATTCTGGTGGAATAG
- a CDS encoding FeoA family protein, with amino-acid sequence MTLKEIPCGKTVKVTKLTGEGPIKRRIMDMGITKGVDIYVRKVAPLGDPVEVTVRGYELSLRKADAEMILVE; translated from the coding sequence ATGACATTAAAGGAAATTCCATGCGGAAAAACAGTTAAGGTAACAAAGCTTACCGGGGAAGGACCAATCAAAAGACGGATCATGGACATGGGAATCACAAAAGGTGTGGACATTTATGTGAGAAAGGTTGCTCCCCTTGGGGATCCGGTTGAAGTGACGGTAAGAGGATATGAATTATCCCTGCGGAAAGCGGATGCGGAAATGATTCTTGTAGAGTAA
- the feoB gene encoding ferrous iron transport protein B, producing MSIKIALAGNPNCGKTTLFNALTGSNQFVGNWPGVTVEKKEGKLKGHKDVIIMDLPGIYSLSPYTLEEVVARNYLITDRPDAILNIVDGTNIERNLYLSTQLMELGIPVIMAVNMMDIVEKNGDKIHIQKLSQKLGCDVVEISALKGTGIQEAAKKAVALANLKNNTAPVHKFAPEVESVLDSIEDKLGNEIPEEQKRFFAIKLLEKDNKIQTQMKHVPDVSEEINRIEKEMDDDTESIITNERYVYISSIIHECFTRNKVEKLTISDKIDRIVTNRFLALPIFALVMFLVYYVSVTTVGTWATDWANDGVFGEGFSFFGLEVPGVPVVVEGVLTAVGCADWLQGLILDGIIAGVGAVLGFVPQMLVLFIFLAFLEACGYMARVAFIMDRIFRRFGLSGKSFIPMLIGSGCGVPGIMASRTIENDRDRKMTIMTTTFIPCGAKLPIIALIAGALFGGAAWVAPSAYFVGIAAIVCSGIILKKTKMFAGDPAPFVMELPAYHMPTVGNILRSMWERGWSFIKKAGTIILLATIFVWFTSFFGWVDGQFRMLDALELDHSILAAVGGTISWIFAPLGWGDWKSAVAAITGLIAKENVVGTFGILFGFAEVAEDGSEIWGTLASSMTPLAAYSFLIFNLLCAPCFAAMGAIKREMNNIRWFWFAVGYQSLLAYVVSLCVFQIGSLIYTGTFGIFTIVAFALIAGFIYLLVRPSKEQKVSNIHLNKVAGAK from the coding sequence ATGTCAATTAAGATTGCATTAGCAGGTAATCCAAACTGCGGAAAGACAACACTGTTTAACGCGCTTACGGGATCCAATCAGTTTGTGGGGAACTGGCCGGGCGTAACAGTAGAGAAGAAAGAAGGAAAGCTGAAAGGCCATAAAGATGTGATCATCATGGACCTTCCCGGCATTTATTCACTTTCTCCCTATACCCTGGAAGAGGTGGTAGCGAGAAATTATCTGATCACTGACCGGCCGGATGCGATTTTAAATATCGTAGACGGAACCAATATTGAGCGTAACTTATACTTGTCCACACAGCTTATGGAACTGGGTATTCCGGTGATCATGGCAGTCAACATGATGGATATTGTTGAGAAAAACGGAGACAAGATACATATCCAAAAGCTGAGCCAGAAGCTGGGCTGTGATGTCGTTGAGATTTCCGCATTAAAGGGAACCGGAATACAGGAAGCGGCAAAAAAGGCCGTAGCCCTGGCTAATCTGAAAAACAATACGGCTCCAGTCCATAAATTCGCACCGGAAGTGGAATCTGTTCTGGATTCTATAGAAGATAAGCTGGGGAATGAAATTCCGGAAGAGCAGAAGCGCTTCTTTGCCATCAAGCTTTTAGAAAAAGATAATAAGATCCAGACCCAGATGAAGCATGTGCCGGATGTATCGGAAGAAATCAACCGGATCGAAAAAGAAATGGATGACGACACCGAGAGCATCATCACCAATGAGCGTTATGTTTATATTTCATCCATCATCCATGAGTGTTTTACTCGCAATAAAGTAGAAAAACTGACTATTTCTGATAAGATTGACAGGATCGTAACAAACCGCTTCCTGGCTCTGCCTATCTTTGCACTGGTTATGTTTCTTGTATATTATGTTTCTGTAACAACCGTTGGAACCTGGGCAACTGACTGGGCCAATGACGGCGTATTCGGAGAGGGCTTTAGTTTCTTTGGCCTTGAAGTTCCCGGTGTGCCTGTTGTTGTAGAAGGCGTTTTAACTGCTGTAGGCTGTGCAGATTGGCTGCAGGGACTGATTCTTGACGGAATTATAGCCGGTGTCGGCGCTGTTCTTGGTTTCGTGCCTCAGATGCTGGTACTCTTCATCTTCCTGGCGTTTTTGGAGGCCTGCGGCTACATGGCGAGAGTTGCTTTCATCATGGACCGTATTTTCCGCCGGTTTGGTCTTTCCGGCAAGTCTTTTATCCCGATGTTAATCGGAAGCGGCTGCGGCGTGCCTGGAATTATGGCTTCCCGTACCATTGAAAATGACCGTGACCGTAAGATGACGATCATGACAACTACCTTTATTCCCTGCGGAGCAAAGCTTCCCATCATCGCTTTGATTGCAGGTGCATTGTTTGGCGGAGCAGCCTGGGTGGCTCCAAGTGCTTACTTTGTAGGAATAGCAGCCATCGTTTGCTCAGGAATTATTTTAAAGAAGACAAAAATGTTTGCAGGAGATCCGGCGCCTTTTGTTATGGAACTTCCGGCTTACCATATGCCTACCGTTGGAAATATTTTAAGAAGTATGTGGGAACGCGGCTGGTCCTTTATTAAAAAAGCAGGTACCATCATTCTTTTAGCAACCATCTTTGTTTGGTTTACTTCCTTCTTTGGCTGGGTTGACGGCCAGTTCAGGATGTTAGACGCTTTGGAACTTGATCACAGCATTCTTGCGGCAGTTGGAGGAACAATTAGCTGGATCTTCGCACCTCTTGGCTGGGGTGACTGGAAATCTGCGGTTGCAGCCATTACCGGACTGATTGCAAAAGAAAACGTAGTAGGCACGTTCGGTATCCTGTTCGGTTTTGCGGAAGTTGCAGAAGACGGATCTGAAATCTGGGGAACGCTTGCAAGCAGCATGACTCCTTTGGCAGCATATTCCTTCCTGATATTCAATCTACTTTGTGCCCCGTGCTTTGCTGCTATGGGAGCCATCAAAAGAGAGATGAACAATATCAGATGGTTCTGGTTTGCTGTCGGATATCAGTCACTTCTGGCTTATGTCGTATCCCTGTGCGTTTTCCAGATCGGGTCCCTGATTTACACAGGAACTTTTGGAATCTTTACTATCGTTGCCTTTGCCCTGATCGCAGGATTTATTTACCTGCTGGTAAGGCCGTCAAAAGAACAAAAGGTATCAAACATTCATTTAAACAAAGTGGCAGGAGCGAAATAG
- a CDS encoding FeoB-associated Cys-rich membrane protein yields MGTLVVFIVVAGLVSLAVRSMVNDKKNGKSIQCGGDCKHCGGHCH; encoded by the coding sequence ATGGGAACACTGGTTGTTTTTATCGTTGTTGCCGGGCTGGTGTCATTGGCAGTAAGAAGCATGGTCAATGACAAAAAGAACGGAAAATCCATTCAGTGCGGCGGAGATTGTAAACACTGCGGAGGCCATTGCCATTAA
- a CDS encoding transcriptional repressor — MEKLTNINEKRKTPDSRSYHRTRMQKELIIEKLKEKGCRITKQRSTLLDIILEHECSSCKEIYYKASGVDETIGAATVYRMVNILEEIGAISRKNMYKVVYSETCPMEEACTVVLDDETTYQLSAKNWNSVVQAGLAACGYLDGQKISSIIVRPCDCENADCI, encoded by the coding sequence ATGGAGAAATTAACGAACATCAATGAAAAAAGAAAAACGCCTGATTCCAGAAGCTATCACAGGACCAGAATGCAGAAAGAGCTGATCATAGAAAAGCTGAAGGAAAAGGGCTGCAGAATCACAAAGCAGCGCAGTACGCTGTTAGATATCATATTGGAGCATGAATGCTCCAGCTGCAAGGAGATTTATTATAAGGCATCAGGCGTTGATGAGACAATCGGCGCTGCGACCGTCTACCGGATGGTCAATATCCTGGAGGAGATCGGAGCCATCAGCCGAAAGAACATGTATAAGGTGGTTTATTCGGAAACCTGCCCCATGGAGGAGGCATGTACAGTAGTTTTAGACGATGAGACCACCTATCAGCTTTCTGCAAAGAACTGGAACTCAGTGGTTCAGGCCGGCCTTGCCGCCTGCGGATACCTGGACGGTCAGAAAATATCCTCCATCATTGTCAGACCTTGTGATTGTGAAAACGCTGACTGCATCTGA
- a CDS encoding thiamine-binding protein, with protein MNASVAIQTLPEAKNDEELIRIVDQVIDYIKSTGLNYYVGPFETAIEGDYDELMDIVKECQHIAIRAGAPSVAAYIKVTYRPEGEVLTIEKKVTKHHK; from the coding sequence ATGAATGCAAGCGTAGCGATCCAGACATTGCCTGAGGCAAAGAATGATGAGGAACTGATCCGTATTGTTGACCAGGTGATCGATTATATTAAGAGCACAGGACTGAACTATTATGTGGGGCCTTTTGAAACCGCCATTGAAGGGGATTATGATGAACTGATGGACATTGTTAAGGAATGCCAGCACATTGCCATAAGAGCAGGTGCTCCCTCTGTTGCCGCTTATATCAAAGTCACCTACCGGCCGGAAGGGGAGGTACTTACCATTGAAAAGAAAGTCACAAAGCATCACAAGTAA
- a CDS encoding ABC transporter permease has protein sequence MKRKSQSITSKLWSSSAVIGLLVLWQGISSFGLVDRFLLPSPVSVGRAFAKEFPVLAVNAGITLAEAFTGLFLGVATGFVIAVIMDHFEGLYRAFYPLIVLTQTVPTVAIAPLLVLWFGYGMAPKVILIVLTTFFPITVGMLSGFKSVNPDAVNLLKSMGAGRVKIFRYIKLPGAMGQFFASLRISVSYAVVGAVISEWLGGFGGLGVYMTRVKKSFAFDKMFAVIFLISAISLLLMKGVDVLSKKCMPWDNQ, from the coding sequence TTGAAAAGAAAGTCACAAAGCATCACAAGTAAGCTTTGGTCCAGCTCTGCGGTTATTGGGCTTCTGGTATTGTGGCAGGGGATCAGTTCATTCGGTCTTGTGGACCGCTTTCTGCTCCCTTCGCCCGTCAGTGTCGGAAGGGCATTCGCCAAGGAATTCCCGGTACTGGCAGTCAATGCGGGAATCACCCTTGCCGAGGCGTTTACCGGGCTTTTCCTGGGGGTGGCAACCGGTTTTGTGATCGCTGTGATCATGGATCATTTTGAAGGACTTTACCGGGCTTTTTATCCGCTGATCGTTCTGACACAGACCGTTCCCACGGTTGCCATTGCCCCTCTACTGGTATTGTGGTTTGGCTACGGAATGGCTCCTAAGGTGATCCTCATTGTCTTAACTACCTTCTTTCCCATTACCGTGGGCATGCTTTCCGGTTTTAAATCAGTGAATCCGGATGCGGTGAATCTTTTAAAATCCATGGGAGCCGGAAGAGTAAAAATATTTCGTTATATTAAGCTTCCCGGAGCTATGGGACAGTTTTTTGCAAGTCTTCGCATCTCGGTTTCCTATGCCGTGGTCGGAGCGGTCATCTCCGAATGGCTGGGAGGCTTTGGCGGACTGGGGGTATACATGACCCGGGTGAAAAAATCCTTTGCCTTTGATAAGATGTTTGCGGTCATTTTTCTCATATCGGCCATCAGCCTACTTCTTATGAAAGGGGTGGACGTGCTTTCTAAGAAATGCATGCCATGGGATAATCAGTGA
- a CDS encoding ABC transporter substrate-binding protein encodes MKKSGLVILMAAAAAAILTACGGTGKQAANTNSSDLKKVTFVLDWTPNTNHTGLYVAEEKGYFKAEGLEVEIVQPPEDGAAVLVASGKAQFGMSFQDSMAPALAGENALPITAVAAVIQHNTSGIISRKGEGMASPKGMEGKKYATWDIPVEKAMVKDVVEEGGGDFSKVQLIPSTVTDEVSALKSKSVDAIWIFYAWAGVKMEVEGLDTDYFAFADLNPVFDYYTPVIIAGNDFLKQEPETARAFLRAVSKGYEEAGKDPEEAARILLKAAPELDEKLVMESQKYLADKYQADGKAWGSIDPERWNRFYGWLNENGLSDPEIPENAGFSNDYLPQ; translated from the coding sequence ATGAAAAAATCAGGTTTGGTAATCTTAATGGCGGCAGCGGCTGCCGCAATTCTCACTGCCTGCGGGGGAACCGGGAAACAGGCAGCAAATACGAATTCATCGGATTTAAAAAAAGTGACATTTGTCCTGGACTGGACTCCCAATACCAATCATACCGGACTTTATGTGGCTGAGGAAAAGGGATATTTCAAAGCCGAAGGGCTTGAGGTAGAAATCGTTCAGCCTCCTGAGGATGGGGCGGCAGTTCTGGTAGCCTCAGGAAAAGCCCAGTTCGGAATGTCCTTTCAGGACTCCATGGCACCGGCTCTTGCAGGGGAAAATGCCCTTCCCATAACGGCAGTAGCAGCGGTCATCCAGCATAACACCTCCGGTATTATTTCCAGAAAAGGCGAGGGGATGGCATCTCCAAAGGGAATGGAAGGAAAGAAATATGCCACCTGGGATATTCCGGTGGAAAAGGCCATGGTAAAAGACGTGGTAGAAGAAGGTGGAGGAGACTTTTCAAAAGTGCAGCTGATTCCCAGTACTGTTACGGATGAGGTTTCCGCATTAAAATCAAAATCAGTAGATGCCATCTGGATCTTTTATGCATGGGCTGGTGTCAAAATGGAAGTGGAAGGTCTTGATACGGATTATTTTGCATTTGCAGATTTGAACCCAGTGTTTGATTATTACACGCCGGTCATTATTGCGGGAAATGATTTCTTAAAGCAGGAGCCTGAGACAGCCAGAGCCTTTTTAAGGGCTGTGAGCAAAGGATATGAGGAGGCAGGAAAAGACCCGGAGGAGGCAGCCCGTATCTTACTTAAGGCGGCGCCGGAGCTTGATGAAAAGCTGGTAATGGAAAGTCAGAAATACCTGGCGGATAAATATCAGGCAGATGGGAAAGCGTGGGGATCTATAGATCCGGAACGGTGGAACAGGTTTTATGGCTGGCTGAATGAGAATGGCCTTTCCGATCCTGAGATTCCAGAAAATGCCGGGTTTTCAAATGATTATCTGCCTCAGTAA
- a CDS encoding ABC transporter ATP-binding protein yields the protein MTHLKVEGITKSFDEKTVLKGVSLELKEGELVSLLGVSGGGKTTLFHIIAGLSLPDEGHVYLNEEEITGKPGSVSYMLQKDLLLPYRTIVDNVALPLLIKGMKKTEARKKAGEYFKQFGLEGTEKQYPSQLSGGMRQRAALLRTYLFSNRIALLDEPFSALDMMTKRGVHEWYLKVMDDIHLSTLFITHDIDEAILLSDRICMLTGSPGRITKEIIIKEPKPRDKDFNISKEFLEYKREILKHLEGI from the coding sequence ATGACTCACTTAAAGGTGGAAGGCATTACAAAATCCTTTGATGAAAAGACGGTCTTAAAAGGCGTATCCTTAGAGCTTAAGGAAGGGGAGCTGGTATCTCTTCTTGGAGTCAGCGGAGGAGGAAAGACTACACTGTTTCATATCATTGCAGGCCTTTCTCTGCCGGATGAGGGACATGTATATCTGAATGAAGAAGAAATTACCGGAAAGCCGGGGTCTGTCAGTTATATGCTGCAAAAGGATCTTTTGCTGCCATACCGCACCATCGTGGACAATGTGGCCCTACCCCTTTTAATTAAGGGCATGAAGAAAACAGAGGCCAGAAAAAAGGCAGGAGAATATTTTAAACAGTTTGGGCTGGAAGGGACGGAGAAACAGTACCCTTCCCAGTTATCCGGCGGTATGAGGCAGAGGGCAGCTCTTTTAAGGACGTATCTGTTCTCCAACCGCATCGCTCTTCTTGATGAACCTTTTTCCGCTCTTGACATGATGACCAAGCGGGGGGTGCATGAATGGTATTTGAAGGTAATGGATGACATTCATCTTTCCACCCTTTTTATCACCCATGATATTGACGAAGCCATTCTTTTATCAGACCGCATCTGTATGCTGACCGGATCTCCCGGCAGGATTACAAAGGAAATCATCATAAAGGAACCAAAACCGCGAGATAAGGATTTTAATATTTCAAAGGAATTTCTGGAATATAAGAGGGAGATTTTAAAGCATTTGGAAGGGATATGA
- a CDS encoding MurR/RpiR family transcriptional regulator, which produces MNFFDQLSNRGIKLNPTEERIVNYLLEHYGILQDLKIAKVAEELYLSPNSIVRLCKKLGYHGFSELKYQIIHERRQYGIEAAEQQTTVMDSLKQTLAINSRQNIEKTARLIYESRQVIFFALGLSRIVALDLAKKLEHLNKIIIVPDDRDNCILYANNLAPGQIAFFISYSGSTDIICKLSYIAQTRGVPIVTLTGMSQNPISGSSVVSLYAYFRKMNYRDADITSRIGFYLVTELILEEYMKLFRLEQQSEDEIN; this is translated from the coding sequence ATGAATTTTTTTGACCAGCTGTCAAACAGGGGAATAAAGCTGAATCCTACAGAAGAAAGAATTGTCAATTATTTACTGGAACATTACGGTATATTGCAAGATTTAAAGATCGCAAAGGTGGCGGAAGAGTTATATCTGTCGCCAAACTCCATTGTTAGACTTTGTAAAAAACTGGGCTATCACGGGTTCAGTGAGTTGAAATACCAGATCATACATGAACGGAGACAGTATGGAATAGAGGCCGCTGAGCAGCAGACCACTGTTATGGACAGCTTAAAACAGACACTGGCCATTAATTCACGGCAGAACATTGAGAAAACGGCAAGGCTGATTTATGAAAGCCGCCAGGTGATATTTTTTGCACTGGGCCTTTCCAGGATCGTAGCTTTGGATCTGGCAAAAAAACTTGAGCATCTGAATAAGATCATTATTGTCCCTGATGACCGTGATAACTGTATCTTGTATGCCAATAACCTGGCACCAGGACAGATCGCTTTTTTCATCAGTTATTCTGGAAGTACCGATATCATATGCAAGCTTTCCTACATTGCCCAGACCAGGGGAGTTCCTATCGTTACCCTTACAGGAATGAGTCAGAACCCGATTTCCGGCAGCAGTGTGGTTAGCCTGTATGCCTATTTTAGAAAAATGAATTACAGAGATGCCGATATTACATCAAGAATTGGTTTTTATCTGGTGACGGAATTGATTCTGGAAGAATATATGAAGCTTTTTCGTTTGGAACAGCAGTCAGAGGATGAAATTAATTAA